ACCCCTGTACCAGCCCAAAAGCCACTGCTTATATAGTCTCCTCAATGACCCAGCAGGCGGAACCATGTTGCCAGGTAAATCCAGAGCCTTCTCTGAGTGTTAACTCATTTTAGTGGGTACTTCTCACTAAAATTAGTAGAACAACACTCTTCACACATTCATAGGAAGCAGGAAGTGGCTGGGTGCCTCCCCCTTTTATCTATGCAACACATGGtgagtatgtgtatgtatatatgtatgtacatgtatatatatacatgtatatatatgtatatatgtatatacatatgtatgtatatatatatacatatacatatatatacatacatatatatacatatatacatatgtatgtatatatgtatatatatatatgtatatgaatatgaatatatatgttctttcttcctttttctattatttttttactttctccttttttttttttttttacttatttaatttaaattttcttcacatagtattatgagagaaagaaatgaacTGAATAACCTAACTAAACTTAACAGTGCTGGTCCGTGTTTTAATTTAGTTGTACTTactgtcaaacacaaacaaacccggGATAGAATGGGTCTGCAAGTTACATTTCATGGAATTGTGGATAAATAATGACTAAACAAGCATGGTTAAATTAATATGAAATGTTACAAATGATACAAATGGTGTTTTCTCACCCGCTTTGTCACAGGGaccccttcttcttcctctggttctgttttttttggggggggcaGTGCTTGAAATTCAAATgtgctcttttttttaacacacgCCTCGTTTCAGTTTCAGCTCCTCCAGTCTGCTGGAGAGGATGAACAGGATCACACGCACAGAGGAGGAtgcaggagaggaaacaaagtAACAGTTTGAGGAACTAAGATGTTTGTCAGTGGAGATGATGCAGAAACAAAGTAACAGTTTGAAGGGATATGATGTTTCTgagtggagatgatgatgatgatgcaggaCTCGTTGGACTCCAGTGATCCGTACAGCAGACCAGCTCGGAGGACACAATGGGTCGTCAGCTCTCTGGCCTACCACTACGGACTGGACCGGGGGGTGGAGAACGAGATCATAGTCCTGGCTACCGGACTGGACCAGTACCTGCAGGAGATCTTCCATCACATGGACTACCAGGGAGGAGGCAAGATCTCCGTGGAGGACTTTAACATCCTGTGTGAGGTCCTGGGACTAAACAAAGACTCTGATGAGGACGCAGAGAGCTCCGGGGTTCTGGAGAACTTACCCAGCGAGCTCACCTTCAGATGCTTCCACGCCAAACTGTGCGGGTTCTTCAGCACCAAGGCGGGCTGTCAGTACGAGACCGGCCGGCTGCTGGTGGAGAGGGACAGCGAGCACATCGAGACTCAGATCCGCCTGAGGAGCCCTCTGAGGCGGCGCAGAGAGACGCTGCTGTCGGTCGGTTCCTCCGGGTCCGGCTGCAGGTCCGGGTCCGGCTGCAGGCTCGGATCCGGCTGCAGGCTCGGGTCCTGCACCAAGGAGTGCTATGAGGAGATAGTGGCTCTGGAAGAAGCAGAGGACCGAGTCCTGAAGCTGGAGGACGAGAACGCCAGTCTGAGGGAGCTGATCGAGGACATGAGAGCAGCTCTGCAGAGCAGCGATGCTCGATGTCTGGCTCtgcaggtgagagagagagatgagcttATTCaatgaatgcatgaatgaaagactttatttagaacataacaataaatataaacagatacaaaataataacaaacaaaacacgagtaatagtgtccgaaaaggagtaggtagaactCTTAACTCAACCCCTAACACAACCCTTAACAGAACTCTTAACTCAACCCCTAACACAACCCCTAACACAACCCTTAACAGAactcttaacacaactcttaacacaactcttaacacaaacctttaacacaactcttaacagaactcttaacacaactcttaacacaaacctttaacacaactcttaacacaaacctttaacacaactcttaacacaactcttaacacaaacctttaacacaactcttaacacaaACCTTAACACAAtccttaacacaactcttaacacaacccttaacacaatccttaacacaactcttaacacaacccttaacacaacccCTAACACAACttttaacacaactcttaacacaaacctttaacacaactcttaacacaactcttaccacaacctttaacacaacccctaacacaactcttaacacaactcttaacacaaACCTTAACACAAtccttaacacaactcttaacacaacccttaacacaatccttaacacaactcttaacacaacCCCTAACACAACttttaacacaactcttaacacaaAGGCACTTTAAAGGTAGACACCAGCTACAGGGATTGtccacaacctggcaacccagtGGCATATAACTGATCAGCATTAGTCAATACATTACGTATTAATAAAccattatcatttattattaacatggctttgttgaatactcgattctgattggtcaatcacgggtctgtttttgctttataacagaccgttgctatggacacggctctgatgtcggactctggaggaccatttttgtgtcaaattattgatttcttaagcaagtagccgtgtaataagcgtgttaatgtacagcgagccggtcgttGTTGTAAAATAAAGCCTTTCAGGGCGATGCGAGACCGCTCCGCTTCGTGTCGGGGTGCcgcaacaatgaccggctcactgtacattatcccttacttaatgaCTCACTAACATTTATAACCGCAGACTCGATGGCTTATTAGAAAGTGAGAAGTGACTCAGCAGCTGCAGTTTGGTTTTAGGGAATATCTTGAGATCTATCGTCACCTGTTGCTCCTCTGTTCAGGTAGGACTATGGAAGAGCCACTCCAAACATAAACCAGAGGACGGCTGTCTGGCTGTCCACCAGAAACAAGCGGCCCAGAAGAGTTTGAGCAACCTGCAGAGCAGCACCTACAGCAACCTGAAGAGCCTGCAGACCATCATCCACGAGATCGAGCTGCTGCGGAGCTCCAGAGACCTGCAGGTAGAGGAGGCCATGCTGTGTAACGAGAGACTGGAGCAGGAGCTGTGGAGCTCTAAAGAGACTGTGGCTGCTCTGGAGGACTGTAACCGAGCCCTGAAGAGGGAGCAGGTGGGCATGAggaggaaggtggaggaggcCAGGCAGGCGCTGCTCAGCGGCCTGGGTAAGGTGAAGGAACTGGAGGCCAAGGCCAACCATGTGCCGGCGCTGCAGAGGCACATCCTCCAGCTGGAGTCGGAGCTCCTCTACTACAGGTAAGAACCCACATATAGCGTTTTCCACTCAACAACTTCCATCACTTTTAGTGAGGACAAGTTCAACTTAAACCCCTTTTCGACTGCAGGAACTTTCCGcaggaactaggaaccttttgaggaactcactGCGTTccgaccgcagggaccagggtctaaattaagttctggggatATTTTCCGGGGACTTCTTACCCCTCAAACAGGGCCTGGTCGGGGGGTAATATTTTCtctctgaaagtacaggaacttttggggtggagtttgcagggaagGGGGCTTTcacggtgaaggaatttccccttttttttcagaagtaaaaatgtccgcacaaggtagagtactaGCTCTGGATATATACAAAATATGCGGCGcacccattgcaaagaattttGTTGTGTCAGTTGCTTGTCATTCCatgcggttggcttgtcaatagtattgcaatattgcggttattgcgacagccccaGCAGGGATTAACGTAGCTgattggtaaaacacacacagctgtttcaACTGCTTCAACTTGTGAACCACTTCATTAATAAACAAGGAAATACTCTAGTATCCATTTAGGACCATTTTTAGGACGAGGGAAgagcatttttctttgtttggtaAAGTTAGGCCCTGCTGTCGGCTTCCCAACAGACAACAATGGACTAAGAATCTTTTAGTTCTTTGAGGACCTGGAactaaaattaccaggaacttcttAGTGGAAACGCCATGAATTTCTGTAAGGAGAGACTGTCCAAAAGTCTGCTCTGCTGTTTTCCATTTGTACGATTACTTACGTCAAGTTAAAGAACCTGGGACAGGTAAAAATGCTTTAGCCTTAAGAGATGGTCGAGGACtatttctcgattaattgattagttgttgggtctataaaatgtcagaatatgtTGATCAGTATTCCAAAAgtccaagacgacgtcctcaaatatcttgttttgtccacatctcaaagatattcagtttactgtcatagaggaggaaagaaacctgaaaatattcacatttaagaagctggctagctttaaaactgagcgtgctacaacctaaaaatctaaaGTTCCGTtagtgcgttaaagaaattagtggcgttaaaacaaatttgcgttgacgcgttattatcacgctaactttgacagctctagtatttatatagaaatgAAGGCCCCAAGGTCACAGAGAGAGGGCATACActagaccagtggttctcaaattATGGTACAAGTATCACTGGTGGTAGGCGTGCTATCTTTAGTGGTACGCGGAGGAATCTccgactatcgattcctcttattgatactttcccacagttactctgcacaatgacgcatacacacgctgtatcatgtttcagtttgttttggactgGAGCCacgggggagagaaaaaaaaacgctcaaCAGCgcggcgctactaaacctgaggggacgcaccctgtTTTTCTCTGATAAAgagacactgtgaacaacaaacctgtgtttacatcagcaggaggagagttagtaacgttagctgttagcagccgttagcagcacagtcctgactggctaaataacggagatacgaacgttaacggaggtgccattgagttattgttatgaggcgtttgttttgttaagttttgttaATGGAAACATTACTACCCAAAACAGTCAGTCCTGTACGGTTCAAAAAATCCTGCATATAATGTCATTTTCTTAATAATATGTTTGGAGTGATTTTCAGtataataaatgctgaaaaataagtgtgcagtatgttttctataaatGAATCTAGTGATAAAATAGAGGTTACGTCTGACAGAATTTGTTTGGCCCCCGGCAACAATCTGGGTTTCTCATATGGCCCCCCAGGAAAAATAATTGCCCACCCctggtcataatggtggtatTTGGAGAGTCAAATATTTTGTGAGGGTGtctaaaaagtttgagaaccactgctctagaCAGAGATCTCTTCATTAGGTCCAATCAGCTGTCAAAACCTGAGCAAAACAAGCGTCTGGCTGTTCATCATGTCATGAGAAAGACAGGCTGGTTTTGGCAGGTTATTGCGTTAGAGCGGCCAGAATGAACCATAATGAATTATTATCCTTCCTAGAGTAAAATGACTCTGTTTACTTACTGGCTTCATGCCTGGAGGACTCGGCCGTGCTACTTATGAAGGCTTGATGTGGTTTAACTTCTTCAGTTTTCATCCTTGTCgtgttttagtttatttaacAGGCGTCGTGTGAGGCGGCTCGGTCCTGCctgagctcctctctgctgttgAGAACTACTCATTTTGGTGGAAGTAAGGTTGTAATTGGACTTTTAAAGTACAAAGCCATCGGTTTAATGTTTATCTCTGCGTCTGTTGTCCCTGCTCCAACCGTATAATCAGTGTCTGCAGGTTCTGGCTTTCTTAGGTAGCAGATGTCTCTAAATAGTTGTAACATCTACCTAATGCTGTTATTATGGACTGTAAGACACAGCCACATACAGCCAGACACATATGATTAAAGTCCTCACTGCTACCTGCCTTTAGGTGATTctaaataacacatttctacCCTTCTTTTAACCCTAAACTCCACTAATCTATGCAGACTGCGTTGCAGAGTCTTTTCACTGCCCCTCCTATTGATACTCTAATGGCAAATAATTCAACACCACAAAGGCCCCGACTTGTCAGGAGAGAGCTCCATTGAGTGAGAAGCTCAACAGACTGACCGTTCTCATCAATCTCCGCTCACTTCTTTCACTCTGCTGCAGAAGGAACAATACCACACTGGCACCCCCGTCCTATGGATCTTAGCAACCGAGCTCCATGAATATTCCCAGTGAAAGCCTCCAATGCTTGCTCAGTCACGTCTCAAGTCTCAGGGACggggttagagagagagaaagaggtgcCAGTTGAGGTGTTGTGCATTAAGATCTGAGTGAGACGCAATGCTATTTTTGCCCTCCTTTAGCCTACATCGCATGCTTAAAAACTGTGTGACTCTGAGCAACCTTAAAATGACATTAAATGATCTCAGTGTCAGATGTCTCAGATCATACGTGGTGTGTTTAGACATGGTTCCCGTGGCTtcttaaaaagtcttaaaaggtcataaaatcaaatcaataaattgtctttaatttactgtacattttaaggccgccccctcttagtcgattaatcgactaattggcgtacttgccaaccttgagaccttaaaaacaGGGAGGATTTCAAGTTGTGGTTATACATGTTTAAgtgtcagtagtcagtatatatttttggcatcattgggcaaaaatcccataatgacctttcagcatattgtaattcaagtgttctgagagaaaactagacttttgctcctcctcatggctctgtttacagactttagaacatctagcccgtgacgggagactttgtcggagttggcgagtgattgacagccggctctcatagacggcagctggacagcagacctcagatcagctctgactgcttgttttcctccggtctgtgaaatcttgcagatgccgttaggagcaccggaggacaccgaggatttttttcaggttacctgtttcatggactactgtcacgatatagcgaccgttttataaaaataactttttttaatcacatttgctccgaTCTCTCCtctctacttcagctttaatttggAGGTGTGGGAAAGCAGATTTGTTCCCTTTGCACAGCGGTTACCGTCAGttttcagtctttgtgctaagctaagctgaccaccatttactgtacagacttGAGATTGTTCCTGTAAGATGTGATTTGATTTCCGTTTTAGTGTTTATTAGCATTCGGTGATGTACAATTCTCTTATGAAATCCCCTTTCAACTTTCCATCAACATCCCAGCAGAAATCGGTTGAATTTCAGGAGAAAATGTGGTCATCGGTATGAAACTTAAGATACAGTACGTGGGTGTTGTTGCATAACACGTCTGTGATTTCTTTGGACCAGAACAGAGCAGAGGCTGAGACCCAGATGGGAGCAGCTCCTCTTAACAGGGAGTTGATTAGCACAGGAAAGTCCTCGTATACTGGGATCGTCTAGAAGTGTcacttttatttctgtattttcctCCAGAAGGTAAAAAGAAAGGGAGTCTAAATCAGTCACTGTAGCCTACAGAGCTCTGTGGGCCAGAGGGATGAGACAATAGGGAGCACGGCGagaggaacaaaaaagaaacgAGGGGGAGGAAAGAAGACCATCTGGAGGAAGAAGCAAACACTCAACTGTTTGTTCATGAAATGACCGACATGTTTTGCACGAGAGGAATGGCTTCAttctgtcttctttttgtgCTCCAAAGACACAAAATCACTAAATGAACTTTGGTCGTCTGAACGTACAGAACTTCTTCAGTTTTATTGTCCTCCTGACTCCAGGTGTCTCTATTTATAGTCCACCAGGGTTTTTTTCTACCCAAGCACATGTGCCCCTAAGTGTGCAAGTTTAAAACTCACTTTCCATTTTATCGGCACGCCTGCAGACTTCTTCTCAGCGTGCCTCTCTAACCCCTGGCCCTCTGAAGGGGGGAGGCATAATCTCCCAGCCTTTTCATGCTCTCTGCATGGCGCCTGAGAgcggagaagaagagaggagggtcTATAGCAGACCATTTATCTGCCTTCCGCACAAGAGAGCTGCAGCATTGTGTGGAGCAGGTGCTGCCACGGCATTCCTACCCTTTAAATAATGTGGAAAGGACACACTCGAGGGATGTCTGGGTCCCGTGGCATTCTGCTGCCTCGCTGTTGTTCTTGAACAgctttcaaaaaagaaaaaaaacacactgccaAGAAGTTGGGctcattttcacattaaaccgctgccctgctctccctctctctggttTGGAAGGTATGCTGACATCAGCAGAAATACATCACACACCAAATATCTTATAAACTTATGCCACCCACCCTTGTTGGACTGCTCTCCCTGTATACTTCCCCTCTACTTTAAATTACCCTGGTTTGTTTGACTTTGGGGGTTTTCTTTGCTCTCTAAGGAAAGCTCTGTAAATGTTACAGCCATTGGTTTTTGGATTAAGTCTACAGCtagttgctaaataataatcaCATCCCAGAAGCTGCTTTTATTTGTATCCCAGTAACCACCTCATTGTGCGGGTGTGACCCAGTACGACTTGATTAATAACCGTCAGCTCTGTAAACATGACCCCTGACCCCGTCTCTGTCAAGCCGCAGAGCGCCAACGAGCACCAACGAGCTTCAAGTTCAAGCTCAGGTACACGGCGTGCCCTCGTTTTTTAACCCCTGCAGAGACTGTCGTTGACCGACGACCCCTGAAAGCTGCTTTATCTTTATTATAAGgattatgtgattatcataaagtgggcatatctgtaaacttgtacccatagaacccatttccattcacatatcttgaggtcagaggtcaagggacccctttgaaaatggccataccaaaatttagcacaagtttggagcgttattttcacgacaagctagtacaaCATGGTTCTATCTCTGTATACTTAACTTTTCATACCCTGGTTTGTTTGACTTTGGGTGTTTTCTTTGCTCTCTAAGGAAAGCTCTGTAAATGTTACAGCCATTGGTTTTTGGATGAAGTCTTCAGCtagttgctaaataataataacatcccAGAAGCTGCTTTTATTTGTATCCCAGTAACCACCTCATTGTGCGGGTGTGAAACCAGGATGACTTGATTAATAACCATCAGCTATATAAACACAACCCCTGACCCCGTCTCTGTCACGCCGCAGAGCGCCAACGAGCACCAACGAGCACCGAGCTTCAAGTTCAAGCTCAGGTACACGGCGTGCCCTCGTTATTAACCTCTGCAGAGACCGTCGTTGACCGATGACACCTGAAAGAGGAAACTGCTCTGCagggagtggaggaggagggggtacggtgatggtggtggtgctggaggTGGGGGTGTGTTGATGGAAAGTTCACTTCAGCGCCACACTGTGATAAACACAGGGAGGACTCTGGGTGTCCTGGCTCTAACAGCAAACAGCTGGACTACCTCCCCCCCCACAGGACAAGAGAACAGCTTTAGTCTTCTGCTAATAGGGCAGAATACAGGATCCTATTAATTAGAAACGCCCTGACGTCGCACAATAGAGCTCTTCATGTAGACTTttactcctgtgtgtgtgtgtgtgcctcgaGGGATGTAGTAATGCCGATACAGACTACCACGG
This portion of the Sebastes fasciatus isolate fSebFas1 chromosome 1, fSebFas1.pri, whole genome shotgun sequence genome encodes:
- the efcc1 gene encoding EF-hand and coiled-coil domain-containing protein 1 gives rise to the protein MMMMMQDSLDSSDPYSRPARRTQWVVSSLAYHYGLDRGVENEIIVLATGLDQYLQEIFHHMDYQGGGKISVEDFNILCEVLGLNKDSDEDAESSGVLENLPSELTFRCFHAKLCGFFSTKAGCQYETGRLLVERDSEHIETQIRLRSPLRRRRETLLSVGSSGSGCRSGSGCRLGSGCRLGSCTKECYEEIVALEEAEDRVLKLEDENASLRELIEDMRAALQSSDARCLALQVGLWKSHSKHKPEDGCLAVHQKQAAQKSLSNLQSSTYSNLKSLQTIIHEIELLRSSRDLQVEEAMLCNERLEQELWSSKETVAALEDCNRALKREQVGMRRKVEEARQALLSGLGKVKELEAKANHVPALQRHILQLESELLYYRSEVSKLQLPGSTRAEQQQQLSVGSSRPSQRCCSDSQHDRCSPTGRAVTTPDKMEEQLFRSVEGQAASDEEDDKWTEDQQRQVDEVKRILARLSCCGERCDDKAFKKLMSNYGSSRSEESCGAVLELLERVTRLHKQLELKESRAEIDMDQMKDSLVQELQQKAEETELLQMELQMLETERVRLSLVEEKLVDILQLLQQLRDLNVSRRSLGKILLSTLGSCSDPQHGKAHILEVLNALYHELAACEILSTGGPLERTQSQQSLNALIISC